In a single window of the Antennarius striatus isolate MH-2024 chromosome 3, ASM4005453v1, whole genome shotgun sequence genome:
- the mccc2 gene encoding methylcrotonoyl-CoA carboxylase beta chain, mitochondrial isoform X2, which produces MGVLVNELKKLTEKIKLGGGVKARTLHTSRGKLLPRERIDRLLDPGAPFLELSQFAAYELYGKEEVPAGGILTGIGRVSGVECVIVANDATVKGGTYYPVTVKKHLRAQEIAQQNHLPCIYLVDSGGANLPRQADVFPDRDHFGRIFYNQARLSSEGIAQIAVVMGSCTAGGAYVPAMADESIIVRKQGTIFLGGPPLVKAATGEEVSAEDLGGADLHCKKSGVTDHYALDDNHALHLARKAVRSLNYRKNIEVTIEPSEPPLFPADELYGIVGDNLKRNFDVREVIARIVDGSKFDEFKAFYGDTLVTGFSRIFGYPVGIIGNNGVLFSESAKKGTHFIELCCQRNIPLIFLQNITGFMVGREYEAGGIAKDGAKMVTAVACANVPKITVIIGGSYGAGNYGMCGRAYSPRFLYMWPNSRISVMGGEQAATVLATITKDQRQREGKEFTAEQEAAMKAPIVRRFEEEGSPYYSSARLWDDGIIDPADTRMVLGLSLSATLNAPMKKTRFGVFRM; this is translated from the exons ATGGGGGTTCTCGTCAATGAACTGAAAAAGCTGACAGAAAAGATTAAACTGG GTGGGGGAGTGAAGGCCAGGACACTTCATACTTCTCGTGGGAAGCTCCTGCCTAGAGAGCGTATAGACCGCCTGTTGGATCCAGG ggcCCCTTTCTTGGAATTATCTCAGTTTGCAGCTTACGAGTTGtatggaaaagaagaagtcccAGCAGGGGGCATACTGACTGGAATCGGGCGGGTTTCAGG GGTGGAATGTGTCATTGTTGCAAATGATGCTACTGTCAAAGGCGGAACGTACTACCCTGTTACCGTGAAGAAACACCTCCGTGCACAAGAAATAGCTCAGCAGAACCATTTGCCTTGTATTTACTTGG TGGATTCAGGAGGGGCCAATCTACCCAGACAAGCTGATGTCTTTCCAGACAGAGATCACTTTGGTCGCATTTTCTACAATCAGGCCAGGCTGTCTTCAGAGGGAATCGCACag ATTGCTGTTGTGATGGGATCCTGTACTGCTGGGGGAGCATATGTGCCTGCCATGGCAGACGAGAGCATCATTGTGCGGAAGCAAGGGACCATCTTCCTGGGAGGACCTCCTCTG GTCAAAGCCGCCACTGGGGAAGAAGTTTCTGCAGAGGACCTCGGGGGTGCTGATCTTCATTGCAA aaAATCTGGCGTGACTGACCACTATGCTCTAGATGACAACCATGCTCTGCATTTAGCAAGAAAGGCAGTAAGAAGCCTCAACTACAGGAAAAATATTGAG GTCACCATAGAACCATCTGAGCCCCCACTTTTTCCTGCAGATGAACTCTATGGCATAGTTGGAGATAACTTAAAACGCAACTTTGATGTCAGAGAG GTCATCGCCAGAATAGTGGATGGCAGTAAATTCGATGAATTCAAGGCTTTCTATGGAGACACACTTGTTACag GATTTTCAAGAATATTCGGCTACCCTGTGGGGATCATTGGCAACAACGGAGTTTTGTTTTCAGAGTCCGCGAAAAAG GGGACACATTTCATTGAACTATGTTGCCAACGAAACATCCCACTTATTTTTCTACAAAACATCACAG GCTTCATGGTGGGGAGAGAGTATGAAGCCGGAGGAATTGCCAAGGATGGAGCGAAGATGGTGACTGCAGTCGCCTGTGCCAACGTACCCAAGATTACTGTCATCATCGGTGGATCTTATGGGGCAGGAAACTATGGCATGTGTGGCCGAGCCTACAG CCCTCGATTCCTGTATATGTGGCCAAATTCCCGAATCTCTGTGATGGGCGGTGAACAGGCGGCGACTGTCCTGGCCACCATCACCAAAGATCAGAGGCAGCGTGAGGGAAAGGAG TTCACAGCAGAGCAGGAAGCTGCCATGAAAGCGCCGATAGTGAGACGATTTGAAGAGGAAGGCAGCCCTTACTACTCAAGTGCGAG ACTTTGGGATGACGGGATTATCGATCCTGCCGACACGCGTATGGTTTTAGGACTCAGCCTCAGCGCAACACTGAACGCACCAATGAAGAAGACGCGTTTCGGAGTTTTCAGGATGTAA
- the mccc2 gene encoding methylcrotonoyl-CoA carboxylase beta chain, mitochondrial isoform X1, with the protein MLLRSARTWSLCCRHVFLTGSRSYHADKIARLGSQPDKQSVEYQENYERMGVLVNELKKLTEKIKLGGGVKARTLHTSRGKLLPRERIDRLLDPGAPFLELSQFAAYELYGKEEVPAGGILTGIGRVSGVECVIVANDATVKGGTYYPVTVKKHLRAQEIAQQNHLPCIYLVDSGGANLPRQADVFPDRDHFGRIFYNQARLSSEGIAQIAVVMGSCTAGGAYVPAMADESIIVRKQGTIFLGGPPLVKAATGEEVSAEDLGGADLHCKKSGVTDHYALDDNHALHLARKAVRSLNYRKNIEVTIEPSEPPLFPADELYGIVGDNLKRNFDVREVIARIVDGSKFDEFKAFYGDTLVTGFSRIFGYPVGIIGNNGVLFSESAKKGTHFIELCCQRNIPLIFLQNITGFMVGREYEAGGIAKDGAKMVTAVACANVPKITVIIGGSYGAGNYGMCGRAYSPRFLYMWPNSRISVMGGEQAATVLATITKDQRQREGKEFTAEQEAAMKAPIVRRFEEEGSPYYSSARLWDDGIIDPADTRMVLGLSLSATLNAPMKKTRFGVFRM; encoded by the exons ATGCTTCTACGGTCGGCAAGAACGTGGTCGCTTTGTTGCAGACATGTATTTTTGACCGGCTCAAGGTCTTATCATGCTGATAAAATAGCCCGACTCGGCTCCCAGCCGGATAAACAGTCTGTTGAATATCAG GAGAATTATGAGCGAATGGGGGTTCTCGTCAATGAACTGAAAAAGCTGACAGAAAAGATTAAACTGG GTGGGGGAGTGAAGGCCAGGACACTTCATACTTCTCGTGGGAAGCTCCTGCCTAGAGAGCGTATAGACCGCCTGTTGGATCCAGG ggcCCCTTTCTTGGAATTATCTCAGTTTGCAGCTTACGAGTTGtatggaaaagaagaagtcccAGCAGGGGGCATACTGACTGGAATCGGGCGGGTTTCAGG GGTGGAATGTGTCATTGTTGCAAATGATGCTACTGTCAAAGGCGGAACGTACTACCCTGTTACCGTGAAGAAACACCTCCGTGCACAAGAAATAGCTCAGCAGAACCATTTGCCTTGTATTTACTTGG TGGATTCAGGAGGGGCCAATCTACCCAGACAAGCTGATGTCTTTCCAGACAGAGATCACTTTGGTCGCATTTTCTACAATCAGGCCAGGCTGTCTTCAGAGGGAATCGCACag ATTGCTGTTGTGATGGGATCCTGTACTGCTGGGGGAGCATATGTGCCTGCCATGGCAGACGAGAGCATCATTGTGCGGAAGCAAGGGACCATCTTCCTGGGAGGACCTCCTCTG GTCAAAGCCGCCACTGGGGAAGAAGTTTCTGCAGAGGACCTCGGGGGTGCTGATCTTCATTGCAA aaAATCTGGCGTGACTGACCACTATGCTCTAGATGACAACCATGCTCTGCATTTAGCAAGAAAGGCAGTAAGAAGCCTCAACTACAGGAAAAATATTGAG GTCACCATAGAACCATCTGAGCCCCCACTTTTTCCTGCAGATGAACTCTATGGCATAGTTGGAGATAACTTAAAACGCAACTTTGATGTCAGAGAG GTCATCGCCAGAATAGTGGATGGCAGTAAATTCGATGAATTCAAGGCTTTCTATGGAGACACACTTGTTACag GATTTTCAAGAATATTCGGCTACCCTGTGGGGATCATTGGCAACAACGGAGTTTTGTTTTCAGAGTCCGCGAAAAAG GGGACACATTTCATTGAACTATGTTGCCAACGAAACATCCCACTTATTTTTCTACAAAACATCACAG GCTTCATGGTGGGGAGAGAGTATGAAGCCGGAGGAATTGCCAAGGATGGAGCGAAGATGGTGACTGCAGTCGCCTGTGCCAACGTACCCAAGATTACTGTCATCATCGGTGGATCTTATGGGGCAGGAAACTATGGCATGTGTGGCCGAGCCTACAG CCCTCGATTCCTGTATATGTGGCCAAATTCCCGAATCTCTGTGATGGGCGGTGAACAGGCGGCGACTGTCCTGGCCACCATCACCAAAGATCAGAGGCAGCGTGAGGGAAAGGAG TTCACAGCAGAGCAGGAAGCTGCCATGAAAGCGCCGATAGTGAGACGATTTGAAGAGGAAGGCAGCCCTTACTACTCAAGTGCGAG ACTTTGGGATGACGGGATTATCGATCCTGCCGACACGCGTATGGTTTTAGGACTCAGCCTCAGCGCAACACTGAACGCACCAATGAAGAAGACGCGTTTCGGAGTTTTCAGGATGTAA